Genomic window (Streptomyces sp. SLBN-31):
ACCAGGGGCACGCGCATGGAGAACGGCTGCGCCATGCGCACCAGGGCGTCGTAGATCGACGCGTCGCCGTGCGGGTGCAACTTACCCATGACCTCGCCGACCACGCGCGCGCACTTCACATAGCCGCGGTCGGGGCGCAGGCCCATCTCGTTCATCTGGTAGACGATGCGGCGGTGCACCGGCTTCAGGCCGTCACGGGCGTCGGGCAGGGCGCGGGAGTAGATGACCGAGTACGCGTACTCGAGGAAGGAGCCCTGCATCTCGTCGACGACGTCGATGTCGAGGATGCGCTCCTCGAACGAGTCGTCGGGCGGCGGGGTCTTCGTGCTGCGGCGGGCCATCGCTGCCGGCTCCTCTTTTCTGGTCGCTCGCCTACGGGTCGCTCACGGCCCCTTCGGCTCACGCTTGCTGAAGCATGAACGGGATCTGACGCGACCATTGTGGACCGCGGCACTGACAACCCGGGCCAGGACCCGGTGTGGGCGGTCCGGCCCGGCGGGCGGGGGTCGCCCTCGCCGCGGCTGCCCGCAGGCTACGCGATCCGCTGTGGGCGTACGTCGTCCGGGAACTTCGCCGCCGGTCCGCCCGCTTGCATACAGTGGCAGGACCGGCAGGAAAACAGCGGTTTCCAGCACCGCATCCGCGATCGAAGGGACGTACATGCCCATGGGTCACACGGCCACAGACCAGGCAGGCACCGGGGGCCTGACAGCGACCGAGCACCGCCTGGCCAACGGCCTGCGCGTGGTGCTCTCCGAGGACCACCTGACCCCGGTCGCGGCGGTGTGCCTCTGGTACGACGTCGGCTCGCGCCACGAAGTCAAGGGCCGGACCGGCCTGGCTCACCTCTTCGAGCATCTGATGTTCCAGGGTTCGGGGCAGGTCAAGGGCAACGGCCACTTCGAGCTGGTGCAGGGCGCCGGCGGCTCGCTCAACGGCACCACCAGCTTCGAGCGGACCAACTACTTCGAGACCATGCCCGCCCACCAGCTGGAGCTCGCCCTCTGGCTGGAGGCCGACCGCATGGGCTCCCTGCTGGCCGCCCTGGACGACGAGTCCATGGAGAACCAGCGGGACGTCGTCAAGAACGAACGCCGGCAGCGCTACGACAACGTCCCGTACGGCACCGCCTTCGAGAAGCTGACCGCCCTCGCCTACCCGGAGGGCCACCCCTACCACCACACGCCGATCGGTTCGATGGCCGACCTTGACGCGGCGACCCTGGAGGACGCGCGCGCGTTCTTCCGCACCTACTACGCGCCCAACAACGCCGTTCTGTCGGTCGTCGGCGACATCGACCCCGAGCAGACGCTCGCCTGGATCGAGAAGTACTTCGGCTCCATCCCCGGGCACGACGGCAAGCCCGCGCCCCGCGACGGCATGCTCCCCGACGTCATCGGCGAGCAGCTGCGGGAGGTCGTCGAGGAGGAGGTGCCGGCGCGCGCCCTGATGGCCGCCTACCGGCTGCCGCACGACGGCACGCGCGAGTGCGACGCCGCCGACCTGGCGCTCACGGTCCTCGGCAGCGGCGAGTCCTCCCGCCTGTACAACCGGCTCGTGCGGCGCGACCGTACGGCCGTTGCGGCCGGCTTCGGACTGCTGCGCCTGGCCGGGGCGCCCTCGCTGGGCTGGCTGGACGTGAAGACCTCCGGCGACGTCGAGGTGCCGGTCATCGAGGCCGCCATCGACGAGGAGCTCGCCCGGTTCGCCGCCGAGGGCCCCACGAGCGAGGAGATGGAGCGCGCCCAGGCCCAGTTGGAGCGCGAGTGGCTGGACCGGCTCGGCACGGTCGCGGGCCGCGCCGACGAACTGTGCCGCTTCGCCGTCCTGTTCGGCGACCCGCAGCTCGCCCTGACCGCCGTCCAGCGCGTCCTGGAGATCACCCCCCAGGAGGTCCAGGAGATCGCCAAGGCCCGCCTGCGGCCGGACAACCGGGCGGTGCTCGTCTACGAACCCGTCTCCGGACAGGTCGCCGAGGACGTCGATCCCCCCGAAGACCCCGAGGCCGAGGCCACGGTCGAAGCCGGCGACAAGAACGAGGAGGCGGCCAAGTGAGCGAGCTCGCCACGATGGAGTTCCACCCGCAGCCCCAGGCCGGCGAGGCCAGGCCCTGGGCGTTCCCCGCGCCCACGCGCGGGGCGCTCGACAACGGCCTGACCGTGCTGCGCTGCCACCGCCCCGGACAGCAGGTCGTCGCCGTCGAGGTGCTCCTGGACGCACCTCTGGAGGCCGAGCCGGCCGGCTTCGACGGCGTCGCCACGATCATGGCGCGTGCCTTCTCCGAGGGCACCGACAAGCACTCCGCCGAGGAGTTCGCCGCCGAGCTGGAGCGCTGCGGCGCCACCCTCGACGCGCACGCCGACCACCCCGGCGTCCGCCTCAGCCTCGAAGTGCCGGCCTCCCGTCTGGCCAAGGCGCTCGGCCTGCTCGCCGACGCCCTCAGGGCGCCCGCGTTCGCCGACGGCGAGGTGGAGCGGCTGGTCCGCAACCGCCTGGACGAGATCCCGCACGAGCTGGCCAACCCCTCCCGCCGGGCGGCGAAGGAGCTCTCGAAGGAGCTGTTCCCGGCGACCTCGCGCATGTCCCGCCCGCGGCAGGGCACCGAGGAGACCGTCGAGAAGATCGACGCGGCCGCCGTACGCGCCTTCTACGACCGTCACGTCCGGCCCGCGACGGCCGCCGCGGTCGTCGTCGGCGACCTCACCGGCATCGACCTGGACGCCCTGCTCGGCGAGACCCTGGGCGCCTGGACGGGCTCCAGGGCCGAGCCCCGTCCCGTGCCGCCGGTGACCGCCGACGACACCGGGCGCGTGATCATCGTGGACCGTCCCGGGGCCGTCCAGACGCAGCTGCTCATCGGCCGCGTCGGCGCCGACCGCCACGACCGCGTGTGGCCGGCGCAGGTGCTCGGCACGTACTGCCTGGGCGGCACGCTCACCTCCCGCCTGGACCGCGTCCTGCGCGAGGAGAAGGGCTACACCTACGGTGTGCGCGCGTTCGGGCAGGTCCTCAGGTCCGCCGCGGACGGCACGGGCGCGTCGATGCTCGCCATCAGCGGCTCCGTCGACACCCCGAACACCGGCCCGGCGCTCGACGACCTCTGGAGGGTGCTGCGCACGCTCGCCGAGGGCGGCCTCACCGACGCCGAGGTCGACGTCGCCGTGCAGAACCTGGTGGGCGTGGCACCGCTGAAGTACGAGACCGCGGCGGCTGTCGCGAGCACCCTGGCCGACCAGGTCGAGCAGCACCTGCCCGACGACTACCAGGCGACGCTGTATCAGCAGCTGGCCGCGACCGGCACGGTGGAGGCCACCGCGGCGGTCGTGAACGCGTTCCCGGTGGACCGTCTGGTGACCGTCCTCGTCGGTGACGCGGCGCAGATCAAGGAGCCGGTGGAGGCGCTCGGCATCGGTGAAGTGACCGTGGTTTCCGCCGAGTAGCGGCACGCGCGCGTGGAGGGCCCTGGTGACTGACCTGTCACCAGGGCCCTCCTATGTCCGAATTGGCGCGGAATTGAAGGAGAGATGCCCGTCTGCCCTGTGGGATGCGCTACAAAAGCCGCGATCCGTTTGGGGATTGAAAGGCGGCCCGCTTAGCGTCATCCGGGCTGTTCGTCAGGCAGTGCGCCGCACCCGCGGCACCGGACAGTCATCGCCGAATCCCCGTACGGCGCGAGCCAGGGGAGCCGGGGACCCACCGCAGTCCCTGGGGTGAATCGGACGCCCGCGCGAGTCGCGAGGGGGTCCGTAGGAGACCTTCCTGCTCCGAACCCGTCAGCTAACCCGGTAGGCGAGAGGGAAGGAAAGGACCAGCCTGTACATGGCGTTCATGTGCGCCACCGGGAAGCACCGTCGTCCCAGCCGGATCAAGCGTTCCACCGCCCAGGTCGCCGGAGTCGCGGCCCTCGCCACCACCGGTGTGATCGGTGCTCTCGCGGCCCCCGCGCTCGCCGCCGACAACTCCGTCGACGCCGTCGAGCAGACCGGCTTCACCCCCGTCATCATGATCGGCGACTCGATCGCCGAGAAGATCGACGCGCAGGCCGAGGCCCAGAAGCAGGCCGCCGAGGAGGCCGCTCGCAAGCAGGCCGCCGAGGAGGCCGCGCGCAAGAAGGCCGAGGCGCTCGCCAAGAAGGAGCGCGAGGCCAAGGAGCGCGCCGCCCGTGAGGCCGAGCGCAAGCGCCTGAACTCCTTCGTCGCGCCCATCTCCAACTCGTACGTCTCCACCGGCTACAAGGCCAGCAGCTCCCTGTGGTCCTCCGGCAGCCACACCGGCATCGACTTCCACGCCGCGAGCGGCACGTCCGTCCACGCGGTCGGCTACGGCACGGTCGTCCAGACCGGCTGGGGCGGGGCGTACGGCAACCAGATCGTGATCAGGATGAACGACGGGACGTACACCCAGTACGGCCACCTGTCGTCCATCGGCGTCTCGGTCGGCCAGAAGGTCGTCACCGGCCAGCAGATCGGTCTCTCCGGTTCCACCGGCAACACCACCGGACCGCACCTGCACTTCGAGGCCCGTACGACCCCCGAGTACGGCTCGGACATCGACCCCGTCGCGTACCTGCGCTCGCACGGCGTGAACGTCTAGCGACGCGTCACCGGACTCCGAGGACCCCGGCTCTCCGAGCCGGGGTTTTCGTCGTTTCTGTCGCCCCCGTGTCCAAAAAATATCCATGGATTCCGGCCCGCCGTCGGAAATTCCGGCTCATTGCAATAGAGTCGCTGGACACAACGTCAATCATCGACGTTTCACGGGGATTAAGACGGAGGTCGGTCATGCGTATTCCGGCGCACTCGGTGTGCACGGCCATCCGGGACGACATCGTGGCGGGTGTCTACGAGCGTGGTGGCCGTCTCACCGAGGAACTCCTCGCCCGCCGTTACGGCGTCTCGCGCGTCCCCGTCCGCGAGGCCCTGCGCACCCTGGAGGCCGAGGGCTTCGTGGTGACCCGCCGGCACGCGGGCGCGTGCGTGGCGGAACCGACCGAGCAGGAGGCCGCCGACCTGCTGGAGATGCGCATGCTGCTGGAGCCGCTGGGTGCCTCCCGGGCCGCCCAGCGACGCACCGAGGCCCACCTCAAGGTCCTGCGCGGCCTGGTCAGGCTGGGCCAGGAGCGGGCCAGGAGGGGCGGCAGCGAGGATCTGCGCTCCCTGGGCGGCTGGTTCCACGAGACGCTCGCCCAGGCCTCCGGCAGCCCCGCCCTGACCTCGATGCTGACCCAGCTGCGCCACAAGATCGCCTGGATGTACGCGGTGGACGCGCCGGCCAACCCCGTGGAGTCCTGGGCGGAGCACGGCGCGATCGTCGACGCCGTGGCCCGGGGCGACGCCGAACGCGCGCGGGCGATCACAAGCCTGCACACCGAGCGCTCGACCGCCGCGCACCGGCTGCGGTTCGGCGGCGGGAACGGTGTGAGGAACTCGCAACATCCCGTAAACATGTCGAGCCTGCGGCATTAACACGAGCGCCGTATACAAAGAGCAGGGAATTCGAGGGGGCTATTTCATGCTGTCCGCCGTCGTGAATTCCCGACCCCGGCACGGGAAATGCGAAGGGCCCGCCCAATAATTCGGACGAGCCCTTCTGCGGTGCCGCGATCAGACGGTCTCGGGAAGCTCCTCGAGCCCCTCGGAGACCAGCTTGGCCAGACGGTCGAGGGCGACGTCCGCGCCCTCGGCGTCGGAGGCGAGGACGATCTCCTCGCCACCCTGGGCGCCCAGACCCAGGACGGCCAGCATGGAGGCCGCGTTGACGGGGTTGCCGTCGGCCTTGGCGATCGTCACCGGGATACCTGCGGCCGTGGCGGCCCGGACGAAGATGGAAGCGGGGCGGGCGTGGAGGCCCTCGGCCCAGCCGACGTTGACGCGGCGCTCAGCCATGTGATGCTGCCCTTCGGTGTTCAGGTTGTCTAGACCAGTTTCCCACAACGTGAAGAGTCTCCGGAGCGGTTCTCACGTTCCGTCCGGGGTGGATGGTCGGGCCGCGGCCTCGGCCCGATCGACGTCCTCTTCGGTTCTGTCACAGACTGCCTCGCGCCGCTGTCGGACGCGAGCCGTACTCTGGGGCCCATGCAGACCACGCCGGACCGGCACGAGTACCCCGCCCATTGGGAGGCCGACGTGGTGCTGCGCGACGGCGGCACCGCGCGCATCCGCCCCATCACCGTCGATGACGCAGATCGCCTGGTCAGCTTCTACGAGCAGGTCTCGGACGAGTCGAAGTACTACCGCTTCTTCGCGCCCTACCCTCGCCTGTCCGCCAAGGACGTCCACCGCTTCACGCACCACGACTTTGTGGACCGGGTGGGACTCGCGGCCACGGTCGGCGGCGAGTTCATCGCCACCGTACGCTATGACCGCATCGGCGCCGACGGAACGCCCGCGTCCGCGCCCGCCGACGAGGCCGAGGTGGCCTTCCTCGTCCAGGACGCCCACCAGGGCCGCGGCGTCGCCTCCGCCCTCCTCGAACACATCGCCGCCGTCGCCCGTGAGCGGGACATCCGCCGCTTCGCCGCCGAGGTGCTGCCCGCCAACACCAAGATGATCAAGGTGTTCACGGACGCCGGGTACACCCAGAAGCGCCACTTCGAGGACGGCGTCGTCCGCCTGGAGTTCGACCTCGAACCCACCGACCGCTCCCTCGCCGTGCAACGCGCGCGTGAGCAGCGCGCCGAGGGGCGTTCCGTACGGCGGCTGCTGGCACCCGGCTCCGTCGCCGTCGTCGGCGCCGGCCGCGCCCCCGGGGGAGTGGGCCGCAGCGTTCTCGACAACATCCGGGACGCCGGCTACGCGGGGCGCCTGTACGCCGTCAACGGCGCCTTCCCCGAGGACCTCAAGGAACTCGACGGTGTCCCCGCCCACCGCTCCGTGCGGGACATCGACGGCCCCGTCGACCTCGCCGTCGTCGCCGTTCCCGCCGACCACGTCCCCCAGGTCGTCACCGAGTGCGGCGAGCACGGCGTCCAGGGACTCGTCGTGATCTCCGCCGGGTACGCCGAGAGCGGCCCCGAGGGACGCGAGCGCCAGCGCGAACTCGTCCGGCAAGCGCGCACGTACGGCATGCGGCTCATCGGCCCGAACGCCTTCGGCGTCATCAACACCTCCGAGCAGGTACGGCTCAACGCCTCCCTCGCCCCCCAGATGCCCCGCCCCGGCCGCATCGGCCTGTTCGCCCAGTCCGGCGCCATCGGCATCGCCCTGCTCTCCCGGCTGCACCGACGCGGCGGCGGCGTCACCGGCGTCACCGGCGTGTCCACCTTCGTCTCCTCCGGCAACCGCGCCGACGTCTCCGGCAACGACCTCATCCAGTACTGGTACGACGACCCGGACACCGACGTCGTCCTGATGTACCTGGAGTCCATCGGCAACCCCCGCAAGTTCACCCGCCTCGCCCGGCGCACGGCGGCCGCCAAGCCGCTGGTCGTCGTGCAGGGTGCCGGTTCGGCACCGCAGGGCCACGCCGTACGCGCCACCCGGCTGCCGCACGCCACGGTCTCCGCGCTGCTCAGGCAGGCCGGCGTCATCCGCGTCGACACGATCACCGAACTGGTCGACGCCGGACTGCTGCTCGCCCGCCAGCCGCTGCCGGCCGGACCCCGGGTGGCGATCCTGGGCAACTCCGAGTCGCTCGGGCTGCTCACCTACGACGCCTGCCTCGCCGAGGACCTGAGGCCGCAGCGGCCGTTGGACCTGACCACCGAGGCCTCCGCCGCGGACTTCCACACGGCACTGCTGCACGCGCTGGAGGACGACTCCTGCGACGCGGTCGTGGTGACGGCGATCCCGGCCATCGGGGAGGTCTCGCCCGGCGACGCGGAACTGGCCGAGGCGCTGCGGTCGGCCGCCCAGGCCGTCCCCGGCAAGCCCGTGCTGGTGGTCCACGTGGAGCTCGGCGGGCTCGCGCAAGCCCTGTCCGCCGCGGCGAGCACCGCACCCCAGACCGGTTCGAGCACCCCCTCCGGCGCCCGGCTGCGCCCCTCGCAGATGCTGCCCCCCACGACCCAGGCGGCCCCCGCCGCGAGCGCCCCCGCGGAATCCCGCCTCATCCCCGCCTATCCCGCCGCCGAGCGCGCCGTACGGGCCCTCGCCGAAGCCGTGAACTACGCCCGGTGGCGGCGCGAGGCCGTCGAGCCCGGCAGGGTGCCCGAGTACGAGGACATCGACGAGAAGGGAGCCGCCGAGCAGATCGACGGCCTGCTCGCGCGCGGGCAGGGCCTCACCCTCGGCACCGAGGAGACCCACCAGCTCCTCGGGCGGTACGGCATCGACGTACGCAGGGCCGTCCCCGCCTTCACCCCGGACGACGCGGTCCGGGCCGCCGACGGCATCGGCTACCCCGTCGCCCTCAAGGCCACCGCCCCGCACCTGCGCCACCGCGCCGACCTCGGCGGCGTACGCCTCGATCTCGCGGACGAGGAACAACTGCGCCGCGCGTACGCCGAGTTGACGGAGCTGTTCGGCGAGCCGGAGGAGCTCCGGCCGGTGGTGCAGGCCATGGCGCCACGCGGCGTGGACACCATCGTGCGGGCCGTCATCGACCCGGCGGCCGGGGCCGTGGTCTCCTTCGGCCTGGCCGGACCGGCCTCCCAGCTGCTCGGCGACATGGCTCACCGGCTGGTCCCGGTCACCGACCGGGAGGCGGCCTCCCTGGTCCGGTCGATCCGGACGGCACCCCTGCTGTTCGGCTGGCGCGGCTCGACCCCCGTCGACACGCCTGCGCTGGAGGAACTGCTGCTGCGGGTGTCACGGCTGGTCGACGACCACCCCGAGGTCGTCGCGGTCAGTCTGGAGCCGGTCGTCGTCGCCCCCCGTGGCCTGAGCGTTCTCGGCGCCTCCGTCCGGCTGGCGCCCCCGCCCGCCCGGGACGACCTCGGCCCGCGCACGCTCCCCGTCTACTGAGACGTGCATCCGGACGGCCTGAGCGGTGCCTCGCAGCCGACGCGCCACCGTAGGATGGACGTCATGGCCAAGACCAGTACGACGACCCAGGGGCTGCGTGCGGCGATCGAGCGCAGCGGCTACTACCCGGCCCTCGTGGCCGACGCGGTGGAGGCCGCCGTGGGCGGCGAGCCCATCCGGTCGTACCTGGTCCACCAGGAGACGACGTTCGACCAG
Coding sequences:
- a CDS encoding pitrilysin family protein, whose amino-acid sequence is MPMGHTATDQAGTGGLTATEHRLANGLRVVLSEDHLTPVAAVCLWYDVGSRHEVKGRTGLAHLFEHLMFQGSGQVKGNGHFELVQGAGGSLNGTTSFERTNYFETMPAHQLELALWLEADRMGSLLAALDDESMENQRDVVKNERRQRYDNVPYGTAFEKLTALAYPEGHPYHHTPIGSMADLDAATLEDARAFFRTYYAPNNAVLSVVGDIDPEQTLAWIEKYFGSIPGHDGKPAPRDGMLPDVIGEQLREVVEEEVPARALMAAYRLPHDGTRECDAADLALTVLGSGESSRLYNRLVRRDRTAVAAGFGLLRLAGAPSLGWLDVKTSGDVEVPVIEAAIDEELARFAAEGPTSEEMERAQAQLEREWLDRLGTVAGRADELCRFAVLFGDPQLALTAVQRVLEITPQEVQEIAKARLRPDNRAVLVYEPVSGQVAEDVDPPEDPEAEATVEAGDKNEEAAK
- a CDS encoding pitrilysin family protein, whose amino-acid sequence is MSELATMEFHPQPQAGEARPWAFPAPTRGALDNGLTVLRCHRPGQQVVAVEVLLDAPLEAEPAGFDGVATIMARAFSEGTDKHSAEEFAAELERCGATLDAHADHPGVRLSLEVPASRLAKALGLLADALRAPAFADGEVERLVRNRLDEIPHELANPSRRAAKELSKELFPATSRMSRPRQGTEETVEKIDAAAVRAFYDRHVRPATAAAVVVGDLTGIDLDALLGETLGAWTGSRAEPRPVPPVTADDTGRVIIVDRPGAVQTQLLIGRVGADRHDRVWPAQVLGTYCLGGTLTSRLDRVLREEKGYTYGVRAFGQVLRSAADGTGASMLAISGSVDTPNTGPALDDLWRVLRTLAEGGLTDAEVDVAVQNLVGVAPLKYETAAAVASTLADQVEQHLPDDYQATLYQQLAATGTVEATAAVVNAFPVDRLVTVLVGDAAQIKEPVEALGIGEVTVVSAE
- a CDS encoding M23 family metallopeptidase → MAFMCATGKHRRPSRIKRSTAQVAGVAALATTGVIGALAAPALAADNSVDAVEQTGFTPVIMIGDSIAEKIDAQAEAQKQAAEEAARKQAAEEAARKKAEALAKKEREAKERAAREAERKRLNSFVAPISNSYVSTGYKASSSLWSSGSHTGIDFHAASGTSVHAVGYGTVVQTGWGGAYGNQIVIRMNDGTYTQYGHLSSIGVSVGQKVVTGQQIGLSGSTGNTTGPHLHFEARTTPEYGSDIDPVAYLRSHGVNV
- a CDS encoding GntR family transcriptional regulator, giving the protein MRIPAHSVCTAIRDDIVAGVYERGGRLTEELLARRYGVSRVPVREALRTLEAEGFVVTRRHAGACVAEPTEQEAADLLEMRMLLEPLGASRAAQRRTEAHLKVLRGLVRLGQERARRGGSEDLRSLGGWFHETLAQASGSPALTSMLTQLRHKIAWMYAVDAPANPVESWAEHGAIVDAVARGDAERARAITSLHTERSTAAHRLRFGGGNGVRNSQHPVNMSSLRH
- a CDS encoding HPr family phosphocarrier protein, with the translated sequence MAERRVNVGWAEGLHARPASIFVRAATAAGIPVTIAKADGNPVNAASMLAVLGLGAQGGEEIVLASDAEGADVALDRLAKLVSEGLEELPETV
- a CDS encoding bifunctional GNAT family N-acetyltransferase/acetate--CoA ligase family protein, which gives rise to MQTTPDRHEYPAHWEADVVLRDGGTARIRPITVDDADRLVSFYEQVSDESKYYRFFAPYPRLSAKDVHRFTHHDFVDRVGLAATVGGEFIATVRYDRIGADGTPASAPADEAEVAFLVQDAHQGRGVASALLEHIAAVARERDIRRFAAEVLPANTKMIKVFTDAGYTQKRHFEDGVVRLEFDLEPTDRSLAVQRAREQRAEGRSVRRLLAPGSVAVVGAGRAPGGVGRSVLDNIRDAGYAGRLYAVNGAFPEDLKELDGVPAHRSVRDIDGPVDLAVVAVPADHVPQVVTECGEHGVQGLVVISAGYAESGPEGRERQRELVRQARTYGMRLIGPNAFGVINTSEQVRLNASLAPQMPRPGRIGLFAQSGAIGIALLSRLHRRGGGVTGVTGVSTFVSSGNRADVSGNDLIQYWYDDPDTDVVLMYLESIGNPRKFTRLARRTAAAKPLVVVQGAGSAPQGHAVRATRLPHATVSALLRQAGVIRVDTITELVDAGLLLARQPLPAGPRVAILGNSESLGLLTYDACLAEDLRPQRPLDLTTEASAADFHTALLHALEDDSCDAVVVTAIPAIGEVSPGDAELAEALRSAAQAVPGKPVLVVHVELGGLAQALSAAASTAPQTGSSTPSGARLRPSQMLPPTTQAAPAASAPAESRLIPAYPAAERAVRALAEAVNYARWRREAVEPGRVPEYEDIDEKGAAEQIDGLLARGQGLTLGTEETHQLLGRYGIDVRRAVPAFTPDDAVRAADGIGYPVALKATAPHLRHRADLGGVRLDLADEEQLRRAYAELTELFGEPEELRPVVQAMAPRGVDTIVRAVIDPAAGAVVSFGLAGPASQLLGDMAHRLVPVTDREAASLVRSIRTAPLLFGWRGSTPVDTPALEELLLRVSRLVDDHPEVVAVSLEPVVVAPRGLSVLGASVRLAPPPARDDLGPRTLPVY